From a single Sphingosinicellaceae bacterium genomic region:
- a CDS encoding PIN domain-containing protein, translated as MAHLLDTSVAIPLRDGVPAILDRFAELPERPFLSMVGRVELENGVVRTAEFAARRRRALDMLLARVTVLVFDDLCADAYRLIVEAVGYSRPRVIDRMIAATALAHGLTLATLNGADFRDVPGLKLESW; from the coding sequence GTGGCACATCTGCTCGACACCAGTGTCGCGATTCCGCTGCGCGACGGTGTTCCGGCGATCCTAGACCGGTTCGCCGAGCTTCCGGAACGGCCGTTCCTCTCGATGGTGGGCCGAGTCGAATTGGAGAACGGCGTCGTCAGGACCGCTGAATTCGCGGCCCGTCGCCGCCGCGCACTCGATATGTTGCTGGCACGGGTAACGGTGCTAGTCTTTGACGACCTTTGCGCCGATGCCTATCGTTTAATCGTCGAGGCGGTCGGATATTCGCGGCCACGCGTTATTGACCGGATGATCGCCGCGACGGCGCTGGCCCACGGTCTGACGCTGGCGACGTTGAACGGCGCCGACTTCCGCGACGTTCCGGGTTTGAAACTCGAATCCTGGTGA
- the lepA gene encoding translation elongation factor 4 produces the protein MTAPLDRIRNFSIIAHIDHGKSTLADRLIQVTGGLSAREMSEQVLDNMDIERERGITIKAQTVRLDYKGHILNLMDTPGHVDFAYEVSRSLAACEGALLVVDAAQGVEAQTLANVYQSIEHDHVIVPVINKVDLPSAEPERVKQQIEDIIGISTEHAVLASAKTGIGIEAVLDAIIDQIPPPKGDIDAPLKAMLVDSWYDPYLGVVILVRVIDGSLRKGQQIVMMAEGTQHLVDRVGCFRPKIELLDTLGPGEIGFITAQIKEVAQTNVGDTITDAKKPALQALPGFKTVQPVVFCGLFPTDAADFEKLRDSLGKLRLNDASFSFETESSAALGFGFRCGFLGLLHLEIIQERLTREYDLDLITTAPSVVYKLLLRDGTTKELHNPADMPDPSTIEMIEEPWIEATIFVPDEYLGNLLKLCQDRRGIQKNLTYVGGRAQIVYDLPLNEVVFDFYDRLKSISRGYASFDYHQIGHREGDLVKMTIMVNSEIVDALSMIVHRDAAEARGRHMCERMKDLIPRHLFKIPVQAAIGGKVIARETIAAMRKDVTAKCYGGDISRKKKLLDKQKEGKKRMRQYGNVDIPQEAFIAALRMGDAT, from the coding sequence ATGACCGCACCGCTCGACCGCATCCGCAATTTCTCGATCATCGCGCACATCGACCACGGCAAGTCGACGCTCGCCGACCGCCTGATCCAGGTCACCGGCGGCCTCAGCGCGCGCGAGATGAGCGAGCAGGTGCTCGACAACATGGACATCGAGCGCGAGCGCGGCATCACCATCAAGGCGCAGACCGTGCGCCTCGACTACAAGGGCCACATCCTCAACCTGATGGACACGCCCGGCCACGTCGACTTCGCCTACGAAGTGTCGCGGTCGCTGGCCGCCTGCGAAGGCGCGCTGCTGGTCGTCGACGCGGCTCAGGGCGTCGAGGCGCAGACGCTGGCCAACGTCTACCAGTCGATCGAGCACGACCACGTCATCGTCCCCGTCATCAACAAGGTCGACCTGCCGTCCGCCGAGCCCGAGCGGGTCAAGCAGCAGATCGAGGACATCATCGGCATCTCGACCGAGCATGCGGTCCTCGCCAGCGCCAAGACCGGCATCGGCATCGAGGCGGTCCTCGACGCGATCATCGACCAGATCCCGCCGCCGAAGGGTGACATCGACGCGCCGCTGAAGGCGATGCTCGTCGACAGCTGGTACGACCCCTATCTCGGCGTCGTCATCCTGGTCCGGGTCATCGACGGCTCACTCCGCAAGGGCCAGCAGATCGTCATGATGGCCGAGGGCACCCAGCACCTGGTGGACCGCGTCGGCTGCTTCCGGCCCAAGATCGAGCTGCTCGACACGCTCGGGCCGGGCGAGATCGGCTTCATCACCGCGCAGATCAAGGAAGTCGCCCAGACCAACGTCGGCGATACCATCACCGACGCGAAAAAGCCCGCTCTGCAGGCGTTGCCGGGGTTCAAGACCGTGCAGCCGGTGGTGTTCTGCGGGCTGTTCCCGACCGACGCCGCGGACTTCGAGAAGCTGCGCGACAGCCTCGGCAAATTGCGCCTCAACGATGCGTCGTTCTCGTTCGAGACCGAGAGCAGCGCCGCGCTCGGCTTCGGCTTCCGTTGCGGCTTCCTCGGGCTGCTCCACCTCGAGATCATCCAGGAGCGGCTGACCCGCGAGTACGACCTCGACCTGATCACCACCGCGCCGTCGGTGGTCTACAAGCTCCTGCTCCGCGACGGCACCACCAAGGAGCTGCACAACCCCGCCGACATGCCCGACCCGTCGACGATCGAGATGATCGAGGAGCCATGGATCGAGGCGACGATCTTCGTGCCCGACGAGTATCTCGGTAACCTGCTGAAATTGTGCCAAGACCGCCGCGGCATCCAGAAGAACCTGACCTATGTCGGGGGCCGTGCCCAGATCGTCTACGACCTGCCCCTGAACGAGGTCGTGTTCGACTTTTACGACCGCCTCAAGTCGATCAGCCGCGGCTACGCCAGCTTCGACTACCACCAGATCGGCCACCGCGAGGGCGACCTCGTGAAGATGACGATCATGGTCAACTCGGAGATCGTCGACGCGCTCAGCATGATCGTCCACCGCGACGCCGCCGAGGCCCGCGGCCGCCACATGTGCGAGCGCATGAAGGACCTCATCCCCCGCCACCTGTTCAAGATCCCGGTCCAGGCCGCGATCGGCGGCAAGGTCATCGCCCGCGAGACCATCGCCGCGATGCGCAAGGACGTGACGGCAAAATGCTACGGCGGTGACATCAGCCGCAAGAAGAAGCTCCTCGACAAGCAGAAGGAGGGCAAGAAGCGCATGCGCCAGTACGGCAACGTCGACATCCCGCAGGAAGCGTTCATCGCGGCGCTGCGGATGGGCGACGCGACCTAG
- a CDS encoding lysozyme — protein sequence MRISPECTALVTAWEGLPDGDPSTVNFDPYMDPVAVWTIGYGRALRDPQTGNLLKGMGDRKAAFAQFPGGISRLRAIAMLAEDLAGEETKVGALMRPDAGQAQFDALVSFNFNTGSLGASTLRKLHMSGSAPGTLTGDASIAALAGAVRTKQVTRPADLLQGFAVWSFGKGAFLGGLFCRRLAEWTLYRGATAAEANAFGAHVRDVIAH from the coding sequence ATGAGGATAAGTCCCGAGTGCACCGCGCTGGTGACCGCGTGGGAGGGCCTGCCCGACGGCGACCCGTCGACGGTGAATTTCGACCCGTACATGGACCCGGTGGCGGTGTGGACGATCGGCTATGGCCGCGCGCTCCGTGACCCGCAGACCGGCAACCTGCTGAAGGGGATGGGCGACCGCAAGGCGGCGTTCGCGCAGTTCCCGGGCGGCATCAGCCGGTTACGGGCGATCGCGATGCTCGCCGAGGACCTTGCCGGCGAGGAGACGAAGGTCGGCGCTCTGATGCGGCCCGACGCCGGGCAGGCACAGTTCGATGCCCTGGTGTCGTTCAACTTCAACACCGGCAGCCTAGGCGCATCGACGCTCCGCAAGCTTCACATGAGCGGCAGCGCACCGGGTACTCTGACTGGCGACGCGAGCATCGCGGCGTTGGCGGGCGCGGTCCGGACGAAGCAGGTCACAAGGCCCGCCGACCTGCTGCAGGGCTTCGCGGTGTGGTCGTTCGGCAAGGGCGCGTTCCTGGGCGGGCTGTTCTGCCGGCGGCTGGCGGAGTGGACGCTGTACCGGGGCGCGACGGCCGCCGAGGCCAACGCCTTCGGGGCGCATGTCCGCGACGTGATCGCGCACTGA
- a CDS encoding FAD-dependent oxidoreductase, whose translation MLHVAIVGSGPAGFYTAEGLVKTFGEGVHVDIIDRLPTPYGLIRAGVAPDHQSIKAVDKRYAATAVLPQVRFVGHVEVGPKNGHAGVTIPELLGLYDAVVLATGAPLDRPLGVPGEDLPGVIGSSAFVGWYNGHPDFADLEVPLGHPGACVIGNGNVAIDVARILAKTPEELGASDIVRHTREVLEHSKIERIHLIGRRGPYQASFTPKEMGELGHLARAQPYVHAEHLPDAAGDAALEPGLRKTVGHLRSFAATEAQGKPLAIRFDFLTRPVAVEQAGDHLRLIVEGTRLDGDMAVGTGEMRSIDCGLIVTCIGYRTSPIEGVAYDERAGRFLNSDGRIEAGLYATGWARRGPSGTIGTNRPDAFAVIERIAAEVVPSGKAGSDGLDALLGGRGIVPTTFAHWQRIDAAEVAAARPGSPREKFVRRADLLGASGG comes from the coding sequence ATGCTGCATGTCGCGATCGTCGGCTCGGGTCCAGCCGGCTTTTACACCGCGGAGGGGCTGGTCAAGACCTTCGGCGAGGGTGTCCATGTCGACATCATCGACCGGCTGCCGACGCCCTACGGCCTGATCCGTGCGGGTGTCGCCCCCGACCACCAGTCGATCAAGGCGGTCGACAAGCGCTATGCCGCGACCGCGGTGCTGCCGCAGGTGCGCTTCGTCGGGCATGTCGAGGTCGGGCCGAAGAACGGCCATGCGGGGGTGACGATCCCGGAGCTGCTCGGGCTGTACGACGCGGTCGTGCTCGCCACCGGCGCCCCGCTCGACCGGCCGCTCGGCGTACCGGGCGAGGACCTGCCCGGGGTGATCGGGTCGTCGGCGTTCGTCGGCTGGTACAACGGCCACCCCGATTTCGCCGACCTCGAGGTGCCGCTCGGCCACCCGGGCGCCTGCGTCATCGGCAACGGCAACGTCGCCATCGACGTCGCCCGCATCCTCGCCAAGACACCGGAGGAGCTGGGGGCGTCCGACATCGTCCGCCACACCCGCGAGGTGCTCGAGCACAGCAAGATCGAGCGCATCCACCTGATCGGCCGGCGCGGCCCCTACCAGGCGAGCTTCACGCCGAAGGAGATGGGCGAGCTCGGGCACCTCGCGCGCGCGCAGCCCTATGTGCACGCCGAGCATTTGCCCGATGCCGCCGGCGACGCGGCGCTGGAGCCGGGGCTGCGCAAGACCGTCGGCCACCTGCGGTCGTTCGCGGCCACGGAAGCTCAGGGCAAGCCGCTGGCGATCCGCTTCGACTTCCTGACCCGCCCGGTCGCGGTCGAGCAGGCCGGCGACCACCTCCGCCTGATCGTCGAGGGTACGCGGCTCGACGGCGACATGGCGGTCGGCACCGGAGAAATGCGGTCGATCGACTGCGGGCTGATCGTCACCTGCATCGGCTACCGGACCTCGCCGATCGAGGGCGTCGCCTACGACGAGCGCGCCGGGCGCTTCCTGAACAGCGACGGGCGGATCGAGGCCGGGCTATACGCCACCGGCTGGGCCCGGCGCGGACCGTCGGGCACGATCGGCACCAACCGGCCGGACGCCTTCGCGGTGATCGAGCGCATCGCGGCCGAGGTCGTGCCGTCCGGCAAGGCCGGCAGCGACGGCCTCGACGCGTTGCTCGGCGGTCGCGGGATCGTGCCGACGACCTTCGCCCACTGGCAGCGCATCGACGCCGCCGAGGTCGCCGCTGCAAGGCCGGGCAGCCCGCGCGAGAAGTTCGTCCGCCGCGCCGACTTGCTGGGAGCCTCCGGAGGCTGA
- a CDS encoding PASTA domain-containing protein, with amino-acid sequence MLGARLLIAACLALLAGAPGAAASRYDAERTTRVSPAIAAGRATVPPPSAPRQFTVGDVSTQELRASFQTYVARTCGLRLFRVSTRYVASNLERGAMVGPSVPAYGQTVGCGRGVLVQLSEGPSSPPDRQPPRETPPVIIDTYTPPREQPLLVDNFRNINRIPRFEARVAQKCGSGFSVSRLQRPSSRPPGQYDGQQPDPETVYECGMPVTVWTAAAREVPDLLVGDLSVDGGHALAQQVARKCDQELQIDNQERHAPSDPGAFVSQSPPPATVYRCGMGVTIVRSLGQVEAWLMPELRGKADVVRLEADARDRCQGHGLAVAASNEPSDRPRGTVLSQDPQAGTRINCATRITLTVAVPQESPVSVIYVGNLDTEAGIDTLQHAADGCPGGLTVARTSRESTLPVGAFDGQTPSPATVFTCGMAVTAWTSRGPAPPPIPSLPDLVDHDLAAVTDWANAVAKACGHAPAIGVTHEVSQTQSPGTVLKQTPAAGDFACSDRLDVTVAVAGPSDVGPGNDKNTGTGTGTGTGGIWPYIVAALAVAAVAGGALWWFLTPRLVFGVPRFGGSTEAEGLAGALPLIALEARAGTAEVSEPALPIDKVETDDGR; translated from the coding sequence ATGCTCGGCGCGCGCCTGCTGATCGCTGCCTGCCTCGCCCTGCTGGCCGGAGCGCCGGGCGCTGCGGCCAGCCGGTATGATGCGGAGCGGACGACGAGGGTCAGCCCCGCCATCGCGGCCGGACGCGCGACCGTCCCGCCGCCATCGGCACCCCGCCAGTTCACCGTCGGCGACGTCAGCACCCAGGAACTCCGCGCGAGCTTCCAGACCTATGTCGCCAGAACCTGCGGGTTGCGGCTGTTCCGCGTCTCGACGCGCTACGTGGCCTCGAACCTCGAGCGCGGCGCGATGGTGGGGCCGAGCGTCCCGGCATACGGCCAGACGGTCGGCTGCGGCCGCGGCGTCCTGGTGCAGCTGTCGGAGGGGCCGTCGTCGCCGCCCGACCGGCAGCCGCCACGCGAAACGCCGCCGGTGATCATCGACACGTATACGCCGCCGCGAGAGCAGCCGCTGCTGGTCGACAATTTCCGCAATATCAATCGCATCCCGCGCTTCGAGGCGCGCGTCGCGCAGAAGTGCGGCTCCGGCTTTTCGGTCTCCCGGCTGCAGCGGCCGTCGAGCCGGCCGCCGGGCCAGTACGACGGGCAGCAGCCCGATCCGGAGACCGTCTACGAGTGCGGCATGCCGGTGACGGTGTGGACGGCGGCGGCGCGGGAGGTGCCGGACCTGCTGGTCGGCGACCTCAGCGTCGATGGCGGGCACGCGCTGGCGCAGCAGGTTGCCCGGAAGTGCGACCAGGAACTCCAGATCGACAACCAGGAGCGCCATGCCCCCTCCGATCCCGGGGCGTTTGTCAGCCAGTCGCCGCCGCCCGCGACGGTCTATCGCTGTGGGATGGGGGTGACGATCGTCCGTTCGCTCGGGCAGGTCGAGGCGTGGCTGATGCCGGAGCTGCGCGGAAAGGCCGACGTCGTCCGACTGGAGGCCGACGCCCGGGATCGCTGCCAGGGCCACGGGCTTGCCGTTGCGGCATCGAACGAACCATCGGATCGCCCTCGCGGCACGGTGCTGAGCCAGGACCCGCAGGCTGGCACGCGCATCAATTGCGCGACGCGGATCACGCTGACGGTGGCGGTGCCGCAGGAGAGCCCGGTCAGCGTCATCTACGTCGGCAACCTCGACACCGAGGCCGGCATCGACACGCTCCAGCATGCGGCGGACGGCTGCCCGGGCGGTCTAACCGTTGCCCGGACGAGTCGCGAATCGACCCTGCCGGTAGGCGCGTTCGACGGCCAGACGCCGTCGCCAGCAACGGTGTTCACCTGCGGGATGGCGGTGACGGCGTGGACGTCGCGCGGGCCGGCACCGCCCCCGATCCCCTCACTTCCCGACCTGGTCGACCACGACCTCGCCGCCGTGACCGACTGGGCGAATGCCGTGGCGAAGGCGTGCGGACACGCGCCCGCGATCGGCGTGACCCACGAAGTCTCGCAGACCCAATCTCCCGGAACGGTGCTCAAGCAAACACCAGCAGCAGGCGATTTCGCGTGCAGCGACCGGCTGGATGTCACGGTGGCAGTTGCGGGGCCATCCGACGTTGGCCCGGGCAACGACAAGAACACGGGCACGGGCACCGGCACCGGCACCGGCGGGATCTGGCCCTACATCGTCGCTGCGCTCGCCGTCGCAGCGGTGGCGGGTGGAGCGCTGTGGTGGTTCCTGACGCCCCGGCTGGTGTTCGGCGTCCCCAGGTTCGGTGGCTCGACCGAGGCCGAGGGGCTGGCCGGTGCGCTCCCGCTGATCGCCCTCGAAGCCCGCGCCGGCACCGCCGAGGTCTCGGAGCCCGCGCTGCCGATCGACAAAGTGGAGACCGACGATGGCCGATAG
- a CDS encoding pirin family protein: MTVRASEIDGVDMVIVPPTKDLGDGFTVRRALPSAQRRMVGPFIFFDQMGPVTLTSGHGLDVRPHPHIGLATVTYLFDGEIMHRDSVGSVQAIRPGEVNWMTAGSGIVHSERTRPEVRAHGGDLFGLQTWIALPVAHEETAPAFAHHKAHEIPKAEAGGVALTVVAGASDGLRSPVATFSDMVYVDIAMAPGTRYQLGTEHVERAVYVVSGAVAVAGQTGGFATGELVVFKPGAEIVLQAVGATRLMLVGGEPFPEPRHIEWNFVSSSRDRIEQAKADWRARRFAEVPEESEFIPLPGEPEAAVVRYP; this comes from the coding sequence ATGACCGTCCGGGCGAGCGAGATCGACGGCGTCGACATGGTCATCGTGCCGCCGACGAAGGACCTCGGCGACGGCTTCACGGTGCGCCGCGCCTTGCCCTCGGCGCAGCGCCGCATGGTCGGGCCGTTCATCTTCTTCGACCAGATGGGCCCGGTGACGCTGACCAGCGGCCACGGCCTGGATGTTCGCCCGCACCCGCACATCGGGCTGGCCACGGTCACTTACCTGTTCGACGGCGAGATCATGCACCGTGACAGCGTCGGCTCGGTCCAGGCGATCCGCCCGGGCGAGGTCAACTGGATGACCGCGGGCTCGGGCATCGTCCATTCGGAGCGTACCCGGCCCGAGGTTCGCGCGCATGGCGGCGACCTGTTCGGGCTGCAGACGTGGATCGCGCTGCCGGTCGCGCACGAGGAAACCGCCCCCGCCTTCGCCCACCACAAGGCCCACGAGATCCCCAAGGCGGAAGCCGGCGGCGTTGCGCTGACCGTGGTTGCGGGAGCCTCGGACGGGCTGCGCTCCCCCGTCGCGACCTTCTCCGACATGGTCTACGTCGACATCGCGATGGCGCCCGGAACCCGTTACCAGCTCGGCACCGAGCACGTCGAACGGGCGGTCTATGTCGTCTCCGGCGCGGTCGCGGTCGCGGGCCAGACCGGCGGCTTCGCGACCGGCGAGCTGGTGGTGTTCAAGCCCGGTGCCGAGATCGTCCTGCAGGCGGTCGGCGCGACCCGGCTGATGCTGGTCGGCGGCGAGCCCTTCCCCGAACCGCGCCATATCGAGTGGAACTTCGTGTCGAGCTCCAGGGACCGCATCGAGCAGGCCAAGGCCGACTGGCGCGCCCGCCGGTTCGCGGAGGTGCCGGAGGAGAGCGAGTTCATCCCGCTGCCCGGCGAACCGGAGGCGGCCGTCGTCCGCTATCCGTGA
- a CDS encoding UDP-2,3-diacylglucosamine diphosphatase: MASQPVVALDQLVRIAAVAPLAQKPSWVDDEDGGDDGSKRKLRPRTVWISDTHLGTAGCNAVLLLDFLKSVQPETLYLVGDIIDGWRLKRGWYWPPLHNDIVRRVLKLAHKGTRVVYIPGNHDEALRDFTGLNFGGVEVLPEVIHVTADGRRLLVLHGDEFDGVVLYARWLAFLGDRAYALLLRLNVVFNAVRRRFGLPYWSLSAHVKKKVKNAVAFISRFEEAVAHAARDRGVDGVICGHIHSAEIREFAGVTYYNDGDWVESCTALLEHPDGRMEIIDWAERTAAARSRVVPVAAAALIPVPA, encoded by the coding sequence ATGGCTTCACAACCAGTTGTAGCACTGGACCAACTGGTCCGCATCGCGGCCGTAGCGCCGCTGGCCCAGAAACCGTCGTGGGTCGACGACGAGGACGGTGGCGACGACGGGAGCAAGCGCAAGCTGCGTCCCCGCACCGTCTGGATTTCCGACACCCACCTCGGCACCGCGGGCTGCAATGCGGTGCTGCTGCTCGACTTCCTGAAGTCGGTGCAGCCCGAGACCTTGTACCTGGTCGGCGACATCATCGACGGGTGGCGGCTCAAGCGCGGCTGGTACTGGCCGCCGCTGCACAACGACATCGTCCGCCGCGTCCTCAAGCTGGCCCACAAGGGCACCCGCGTTGTCTACATCCCGGGCAACCACGACGAGGCGCTGCGCGACTTCACCGGACTCAACTTCGGCGGCGTCGAGGTGCTGCCCGAGGTCATCCACGTCACCGCCGACGGACGCCGGCTGCTGGTCCTCCACGGCGACGAATTCGACGGCGTCGTGCTGTACGCGCGCTGGCTGGCGTTCCTCGGCGACCGTGCCTACGCGCTGCTGCTGCGGCTGAACGTCGTCTTCAACGCGGTACGGCGGCGCTTCGGCCTACCCTACTGGTCGCTGTCGGCGCACGTGAAGAAGAAGGTCAAGAACGCCGTCGCCTTCATCTCGCGGTTCGAGGAGGCGGTCGCCCACGCCGCCCGGGACCGCGGCGTCGACGGGGTGATCTGCGGCCACATCCACTCGGCCGAGATCCGCGAGTTCGCCGGCGTCACTTACTACAACGACGGCGACTGGGTGGAGAGCTGCACGGCATTGCTCGAGCACCCCGACGGCCGGATGGAGATCATCGACTGGGCCGAGCGCACCGCCGCAGCGCGCAGCCGCGTTGTCCCGGTCGCCGCAGCGGCACTGATCCCGGTTCCCGCTTGA
- a CDS encoding glycosyltransferase family 1 protein — protein MRITLVSDAWTPQVNGVVRTLATTVAMLRERGHAVQTVTPDLFVSLPCPTYPEIRLALTTRGRIAKMIEGFAPEAVHIATEGPLGWLARGWCIANRVPFTTSFHTRFPDYVAARIGFGSERLWRLVKHFHAPATHVLTATQRLAVELRERGLPRTLPWSRGVDLTLFNPHVMPHPALRDLPRPIQLCVGRVAVEKNLQAFLDLDRPGSKIVVGAGPALGELKARYPEVRFLGALHGAALASAYAAADVFVFPSLTDTFGLVMIEALACGTPVAGFAVAGPLDVVGDAGRGVVPGFDAVIGAIDDDLGTAIDRAMTADRDDCAAYARNFSWERCVDQFVAALVPTV, from the coding sequence ATGCGGATCACTCTGGTCAGCGATGCCTGGACGCCCCAGGTCAACGGCGTCGTGCGGACGCTGGCGACGACGGTGGCGATGCTCCGCGAACGCGGTCACGCGGTCCAGACGGTGACGCCCGACCTGTTCGTCTCGCTGCCGTGCCCGACCTATCCGGAGATCCGGCTGGCGCTGACCACGCGGGGCCGGATCGCGAAAATGATCGAGGGCTTCGCGCCGGAGGCGGTCCACATCGCCACCGAGGGCCCGCTCGGCTGGCTGGCGCGCGGCTGGTGCATCGCCAACCGGGTGCCGTTCACGACCTCGTTCCACACCCGTTTTCCGGACTACGTCGCGGCGCGGATCGGCTTCGGCAGCGAGCGACTGTGGCGGCTGGTGAAGCACTTCCATGCGCCGGCAACGCACGTCCTGACCGCGACCCAGCGGCTCGCGGTCGAGCTGCGCGAGCGGGGCCTGCCGCGCACCCTGCCGTGGTCGCGCGGTGTCGACCTGACGCTCTTCAACCCGCACGTCATGCCGCACCCTGCCCTGCGCGACCTGCCGCGCCCGATCCAGTTGTGCGTCGGGCGGGTGGCTGTCGAGAAGAACCTGCAGGCATTTCTCGACCTCGACCGGCCGGGCAGCAAGATCGTCGTCGGGGCTGGCCCCGCACTCGGCGAGCTGAAGGCGCGCTACCCCGAGGTGCGTTTCCTGGGCGCGCTCCACGGCGCGGCGTTGGCTTCCGCCTACGCTGCGGCGGACGTGTTCGTCTTCCCGAGCCTGACCGACACGTTCGGGCTGGTGATGATCGAGGCGCTGGCCTGCGGCACGCCCGTCGCGGGCTTTGCGGTCGCCGGGCCGCTGGATGTCGTCGGGGATGCGGGGCGCGGCGTGGTCCCCGGGTTCGATGCCGTTATCGGCGCGATCGACGACGACCTTGGCACCGCGATCGACCGGGCGATGACCGCGGATCGCGACGACTGCGCTGCCTACGCACGAAACTTCAGCTGGGAACGCTGCGTCGACCAGTTCGTCGCGGCGCTGGTGCCGACGGTCTAG
- a CDS encoding response regulator transcription factor, with protein MIDRDVLVRHAIIGSALPLLAAALSDLLKGNGFTVDPPFHEGGSVLAAMLKRAPDLAIFDFNGMTPGGVELLRNARGAGLPTRIILFCNEGDSDVPIEAVELAVDGLLQRNAPLEMVQQCIVTVADGEQWLDPRAMKTAYDRMAQRQAATPSLLTRRERDVARLVAAGQRNRVIAGTLGISEGTVKMHLHNVYAKLGLESRTQLAMDMRLREYA; from the coding sequence TTGATTGATCGTGACGTGCTTGTTCGCCACGCTATTATCGGGAGTGCCCTGCCGCTGCTCGCGGCAGCGCTCTCCGATCTCCTGAAGGGTAACGGATTCACGGTCGATCCGCCTTTCCACGAGGGGGGATCGGTCCTTGCCGCGATGCTCAAGCGGGCCCCCGACCTCGCGATCTTCGACTTCAATGGCATGACGCCCGGTGGCGTCGAGCTCCTCCGCAACGCGCGCGGCGCGGGCCTTCCGACCCGGATCATCCTGTTCTGCAACGAGGGTGACAGCGACGTGCCGATCGAGGCGGTCGAGCTTGCCGTCGACGGCCTGCTCCAGCGCAACGCGCCGCTCGAGATGGTCCAGCAATGCATCGTGACGGTCGCCGACGGTGAACAGTGGCTCGATCCGCGCGCCATGAAGACTGCCTATGACCGCATGGCCCAGCGACAGGCCGCGACGCCTTCGCTGCTGACCCGGCGCGAGCGCGATGTCGCCCGGCTGGTCGCCGCCGGCCAGCGCAACCGCGTCATCGCCGGCACGCTCGGAATTTCCGAGGGCACCGTCAAGATGCACCTCCACAACGTCTATGCGAAGCTCGGTCTGGAGAGTCGGACCCAACTCGCGATGGACATGAGGCTACGCGAATACGCCTAG